The region TAACTTATAAAGTTTCAAGGCATCATCTAATTGTGATGGCATGTAATTAAATAATATCGTAAATTCACCTTTGCATGCAATATTGTCAATTAGTTCAGCCATATAGGGGAGTGGGTATGTTTTTTCTATACTGCTGCCTAAAATATTAATCATGATGACTGGGTTAGAAAAATCTATATTATTCTTTTCTAAAAATATACGTGCTTTTAAAATTTCATTTTTTGTTAAATGTATTTTTGGAAGACATTTCATTGCATCTATTTCTGCAATAAAGGGTTTAAGTAATTTTAGTCTGTTTTCAATCGCCAAACCTAAATTAGAATGTCCTTTTTTCGCATACTTAAAGGTTTTGGTATATAGTAGTCTAGTGTACCATTTATCCATAGAAATTTTAGTATCAGCATTAGAAAAAGAACTGACTAATATGCTTTCCAATTTTCCATAAGCATCTATAACCACATCAAATTTCTCTTGATTTATTTTATTTAAAAATTTGTAGAAGGACCATTTGTTATTTTTATACTCTTCTTTAAAAAAAATAACCCGGTCAATATAAGGGTTATTAGTAACTATAGCTTCAGTATGAGTATTAATTAAATAATGAATTTCACTATTTGAAATGTTCTTTTTAAGCTGTTCACAAAGCATCGTACTTAAAAGCACATCACCTATCATTTTTTGTTGAATAATTAGAATTTTCATAATTGAGTTGTTCTAAGTAGATGCAAAAAAAACAAACAGGTTGCTTGGGTATATGTTAAATAAATATTAATAAAAAATATTTTGATTTTACCTTTTGTTGATATTAGAAACTATGGACTTGCAACAAAAAACTGGACAAATAGTTGAATGACTATGCAGCTAGTTTAAGGTTATATATGTCTAATTCAAATTCTCTTATAGTTTTATTTCCTAAAAAGGAATGTCTTCTTCTATTATTGTACCAGGTTTCTATCCATCCAAAGATGGATAACTCCGCTTCAGATCTCAACTTATAATTGTGCCTATAAACCCATTCTACCTTTAAAGATTTAAAGAACGATTCTGCAACTGCGTTATCCCAGCAATTACCTTTTCTGCTCATAGATTGGTTTACTAAGCCTTTGTAACTTTTAATTAAAGAGGTGAACTTATGGCTGGCATATTGTATACCTCGGTCAGAATGAAAAATTAAAGACTGGGTTAAAGTTTTTTTCTTTATAGCCATATGCCAAGCTTTAATAATAGTATCCTCTGTGCTTAGGTTATCGCTTAGAGCCCACCCAACAACTTTACGGTTAAACAAATCAATAATGACAGTAAAATATAACCAGCCTTGCTTGGTTTTAATATAGGTAATATCACTTACCCAAACTTGATTTTGTCTGCTTACTTCAAAGTTTTGGTTTAATAAATTAGGTGCTATAGGATAATTATGCTTACTATCTGTGGTTGCTCTAAACTTACGTTTTCGTTTTTCAAACAAATAATTAGCACTCATAATACGCGCCACTCTGGGCT is a window of Formosa sediminum DNA encoding:
- a CDS encoding glycosyltransferase family 9 protein, which produces MKILIIQQKMIGDVLLSTMLCEQLKKNISNSEIHYLINTHTEAIVTNNPYIDRVIFFKEEYKNNKWSFYKFLNKINQEKFDVVIDAYGKLESILVSSFSNADTKISMDKWYTRLLYTKTFKYAKKGHSNLGLAIENRLKLLKPFIAEIDAMKCLPKIHLTKNEILKARIFLEKNNIDFSNPVIMINILGSSIEKTYPLPYMAELIDNIACKGEFTILFNYMPSQLDDALKLYKLCASVTQAKIKFEVYTPSLRSFLAILYHCDAIIGNEGGAINIAKALNIPTFSIFSSWIEQDIWKTFNHIKHHEAVHLKDYLPSLLHNKSRKQLKKDNQDLYNKFKPLLFKDKINRFLHLNIPVKKDTAPTKLLRMKKRELFMKNSLLTQAV